GGTTCGTTAGCTCGGGACCGAATCGAATCGAGCCGACCCCGTTCCTTTGAACGGGACCGGCGAGGTTCGAGCGCCCGAGTTGGCAAGACCGGATCGACTCCGGGTTTCCGTCGTCGTGCGCCGTACGGGTCGGGGACAACGTCTCCCGTCCAGGCCCAAGCCGTGACTTTCTGGGGTTTTCGACCCGTTAGTTATGTAGCGGAGAGCCGCGGGAGGGATTCGAACCCTCGACCAGTTGATTACAAATCAACTGCTCTACCAGGCTGAGCTACCGCGGCGCAGCCGATCATTGGCAAGGGGGGGCCAAGTGCGTGACGATTCGCCGGCAGTCAGTCCATCCCGTTTGACCTGGTCGTTGCGGGCACGTCGAGAGTCACGACCGACCCCCTGGGGTCCCGTTCACTGAACGAGACTGTTCCGCCCGCGATCTCTGTTCCCCACTTGATCAACCAGAGCCCGAGCCCGCTCGTGTGTTTCAGCTGTGATTCCGAGCCCTCTTCGAGGGTCTCGATCTCGTACTCGCCGAGGCCCGGTCCGTCGTCGGCCACCGAGATCTTCACCCGCCCGTTCGCGCGTTCCACGGTCACCCAGACCTGTGGGTCCGGGGCAGGATTGTGTTCCACCGCGTTCTCGATCACGTTAGTCAGCACCGTTTCGATCAGCGAGGAGACCTCAATTTGCTCCTCGGGAGGGCGATCGTGAATCGTCGCGTTCGGATACTGGGATGCCAGGGTCCCAACACTTCGTTCGATGGCCCCCTGAAGATCGACCTGGCGATCGGTGTTCGCGTCCCGCTCGAACATTGCTGTGAGGTCTCGAGCCTTGTCGCCGATCTTCTCGATAGCCCTCGCACGGGCTTTGATCGATTCGACCGGGTCTGATTCCTTGGGCAGTCGCTCGGCCTGGCCCAGGATCAACTGTGATTCGGTCCGAAGGTTGTGTCTGAACACCCGGTTTAGAACCTGGTACCGCTGCTCGCGCCGGACGTAGTCCGTCACGTCGTGGAACGTGAGCACGTGGCCGATCTTTCGGTCGTGCAAATTGGTGATCGAAGTGACTCCAACCTGGTAGGTTCGCTCGGATCCATCCAGACACTTTTTCATTTCCATCGACTCCCCCTGCATTTCGAGCAAATTTGAATAATCGGAGAGGACGTCTGGCACCGGTGTTCCCAGCAACTCACCTCGCTGTTGTTCGAAGAGGGACTCGGCACTCCGATTCAAATCGACGATGTGGTCATCGTTGTCGACGACGATGGCCATCTCCTCCATCCCTTCGAAGACCAATCGCTTGCCACGTTTGTTCGGGGCCGGATTCGCACTGAGTAGTTCGTATCTTCTGATGGCAAACAGGTATGCGACCCCGGAGAAGGAGAACGCAATCGGCGTCGGATCGATTCCGATATCGACGACTCCCGTGATGTGTGACAGGTTTGTTGCCCAGGGTACCACCAGGCCCACGAACAGCGCGAGCCCCTGTTTTCGAAAGGTGAACGCCTGACTCACGATCAGTTCGAGGAGCAATGCGATGCCGATCGCTCCAAGCGCGTAGGTGTACGCCGCCACCACCCAGTACCAGTTGCCGGTGTATTCGGCTCGAAGCACCCCGTTCGGGGTGTAACCCACATGAACGACGTTTAACAGGTCGTGGAAGGATCCTGTGGCGACGAGTAGAATCGTGAGCAACGGAATCGGGGTGATCAGAGCCAGATACTTGGTTTTCAAGAACCGGTCTCGACCCGAGTATTCGAGCGCGAACAGCAACCAGGCCAGTGGGATGATGACGACACCGACCCACAAAACCATCAGCCAGAACAACTTCGACTCCACGGTCGCAGCCCGCAAACGGAAAAAACTCGAGATGGACCACCAGACCTGCCCCACGAGCAAGAACGCGAGGGGCCTGGCACCGGGTTCTGGCCCCTCCCGCCAGGCCAGAATCGCCGCTGCAGACCCCAGAACAATCGAAAGCGAGAGTGCAGCGAGAAGGATAAGCGGAGTTGTCACGTGTCTGCTGACAACTACCTCCACCCTTAAGAATTGTTGTGGCCACTTTTCGGATTGAAAATCCTGCGACGACCGACCTGTCTTGGAAAGGAAGAACCGCTTTCTCAGCTCAGAACGACCACGAGCAAGAGCAGACCGACGATGACATGTTTCATCTCACCGAGCAGTTCGAGTTGGCGGTAATTCTCGACCCGTCCAAGGAACCCGTTCAATATGATTCCGTAGAGGCGACCGACAATGATCGCTCCAACGACGACCAGCGGAAGCCACTCGTGGACGTAGGCGATGCTGATGATGGCGACGAGGAAGATGTTGATCGAGTAGAGAATGTGGCGAGTCCGGCGCGTCCCGAAGACGATCGGGAGCGTCGAGACGCCGTTTGCTGCATCGTCCTCGATGTCGCGGAAGTTGGGGACTTCGGCATTGATGTAAATGTCAAAGAAGAAGTACGCGAAGAGCACGATGACAGTCGGCGTGATCGAGGCGTTGGCAAAGGAAACTGGGAGGAACACGACGGCTGTAGCCCAGGCGAAGGCCACGACCGAGGAATTGACGAAGAGGATGTTCTTCAGCCGTTTGACCGACGTACCGACCGAATCGAGCCAGTCGGAGGCGTATAAAATCCAGAATATGCCGGGAACGAGGGTTATGGCGAGTGCCAGGGGGCCACCAAACACCGAAATCGCAATCGCTAGGCCGTAGGCAAGCGCCGAACTGACCGACAACACGCTCTTGTGTCGACGCATGAACGCGGAGCGGTCGGAGGTCGCATTCGGTTCACGTTTGATGTCACTGATTCTGTCACCGACGTACACGCCGAAGGTGACGAGTCCGATGACGAGGGGGGCCGGCGAGAGCGGCAGTGACATGACGAACATCACCGTCAGCACCCCAGCGACTCCCATCCCCACGATGTCGAGTTGGGTGTACACGAAGAGATCTTTCACTCGCTCACCGAATTTGAGCAATGATGCGAGGAACTGCCAGTACAATTTCGGGGTAGCCCCCGTTTGTTCGGGTGTGGTTATTGTTTCACTTGACATAGGTTTTACGAGCAACCGATCGGATGGCACCGATCATCTGGTCGCTCTATTTTTGTTAGAAGTTCTCACATTATCAAACCTGGGTGCCGTTTTCACACCGTTTTCCCGTCGAAATCGCAAAATCCGGGCTCCGCCGGCGAATAAGCGTGTTAGAATTGCGAAACAGGGTCGTGATAGATCCATGATACTACTGTGTGGGAAACGACTTATATTTGGTAACTGATAAATAACGTTCGTATGTTGCCGCTCGAACAGAACCGCCGTATGGCGACAACGGCACTGCAACACGTCAGGCTGATCGAGATACCTGATTCGAGCCGTCCGGTCTCGAATGTGAGCATCCTAGTCACCGAGCAAGAAGCTAACGAGGAGTTCAGCGATGACCGTGAGTTGAGGGAAGACGAGTAATAGGTTTTCGCTAACCGACAGCGGTTTTTGTCCGCTCGGGTTGGATTCGCTGTAGGAGATGCATTATGTCTACCTTTTGCACTGCGGTGACGGATCTCTCTACACAGGGTACACCACCGACGTTCGTCGCCGGGTAGCCGAACATCGAGCGGGCGAGGGTGCGAAGTACACCCGCGGTCGGGGCCCGTTGACCCTTCGCCGAGTGGAGGCATACCGCTCCCGTTCCGCCGCCCAATCTCGGGAGTACGAGATCAAACAGCTCTCGCGGTCGGCGAAAACGCGACTCGTCCCCGATCAGACCGATCGAATCGCACTCGGTGGGCTGTTCGTCGGCGACGCGGTTCAGTGACGGTGACGACCGAGTTCGAGGCATGGACAACCGGGGGCACCGTCAACAAGCCAGAGTAGACCGACCAACAGGACAAAGATCAATTCGATCCCGACCCATCCGAGGGCGGAAAATTCGCCGGCCACGAGCAGTCGGAGTTGACCGCCGAGTTCGGAGAGTTGGCCCACGAAGGAGTAGTCATTCGAGAGGGTCGGGTGCGGAGCAAAGGGCCAGTTCCAGAAGAAGAGCGCTTCGGGATCACCAGCCACCAGGTCGGGGACGGCATCGGCGAGAATGTGGCCGACGTATCCAAAGAGGAACACGCCGGCTTGGCGCCGCCGGCCCGGATTTCTGATCAGCAGAACACTGCCGGCCCCGAGAACCCCGGCCGTGAGAAGCGAGTGAGCCAGCGAGCGCCCGCTCGGGAGGATTGAGAGGGTCCAGGCCAGTGGTTTATCGACGAGATCGGGGGCCAGAGCACCGAGTATTAGGATCCCCAGTGTTCCGCCGGCAATCGCGGCCCGACCCCGCAAACGTGTCCACCCTCGATAGGTCACGTAGGCGAACGCGAGGTGTCCCCAGGGCCACATTGGCCGTTGATACGGGAGCGTAACCGTTTGTCAGCTTCGATTGACCCGGTCACGCAGCCCACGGTTGGGCGATTGGCAGAACCGGTTCGGAATACGCCGCTGCCCGAAAGGTAATACGTATTGAAATGCTTACTATTGGTATGGTAGAACTCAGCAATGGTGTTGCGGTCGTAACCGGCGCGGGATCGGGAATCGGACGGCAGACCGCCGAAGAGTTCGGGGAGCGAGGGGCGGCCGTCGTCGTCGCAGATGTGGACGTCGAAGGCGGCGAAGAGACCGTCTCGCGGATCGAATCGGCTGGCGGCGAGGCCCGGTTCGTCGAGGCAGACGTCACGGATCCCGAACAGACCGAAGCGATGGTAGCAGTCGCTCTCGAGGAGTTCGGTCGACTCGACTTTGCGTTCAACAACGCCGGGATCGGCGGGCCACAGACCCCAATCCAGGAGACCGACCCCGAGGACTGGCAGACGGTCGTCGATATCAACCTGGTGGGCGTGTTCAACTCGATGCACGCCGAGCTCGATGCGATGCAGGACCAGGAGGAGGGCGGCGTGATCGTCAACAACTCCTCCGTGCTGGGGCAGGTCGGATTCGAGGGTGCTTCCGGATACGTCGCGGCAAAACACGGCGTCCTCGGGTTGACGAAAACGGCGGCGCTGGAGAACGGGGAGACTGGTGTGCGGATCAACGCGATCAGCCCCGGATTCATCGATACGCCGCTACTGGAGGAAGGGGGCATCACGAGCGATCCCGCAGTCCGGGACGCAATCGAGGGTCGCCACGCGATGAACCGTCTCGGGGACCCTGCGGAGATCTCGTCGGCAGTCGTCTGGCTCTGTAGTGACGAGGCGTCGTTTGTAACCGGCGAGACGCTCGCGGTGGATGGTGGCTACCTGAGCCAGTGACTTCGGGGTGGTACCGTTCGTCGGAAAATGGGCGTTGCAGGATTTGAACCGGAGGAAGGATCGCTCCCGCTGGTCGCTCTGCTTCCAGGGTTCAAATCCAGCCAATTTCCACGACTCGCTGACGCTCGTCGGAAAATGGGCGTTGCAGGATTTGAACCCGCGACCCCTTGGTCCGAAGCCAAGTGCTCTGTCCAAGCTGAGCTAAACGCCCGCAAATCCTGGTATGCCGAGGGGCCTGTTAAACTTCCCGATGCGACGGCGCGCACACGACTGTAAGAACCCCGCGGGCCCGTCGATACCAATTTGTGAAAACACGAAAACATCTCTATGGATGTACCGAACTATCCCCGCGCGTCCGCTCTTAGACCCGCACGGTTGTGAAACCGCGAGGCGGAGGTGGAATTCGGGATGACCCGCTTCGAGACTGGTCGGGAGTGGCTCGACGCCCCGTTGCAGGATGGCATTTCGACACCGTCTGCGACAGTCATCTCGGGCCCAGGTGGCGCCGGCAAGCCCCTCATCGCGCTCGGTGTCGTGACCTCGTGGCTCCAGGCCGGCGGGAGCGTCATCGGAGCCCCGCTGCAGTTCCCCGATCCGGATTTCCTGGCCCATGCAGCGGCTGATCTCTACGATTACGATCTTCGTGAATCCGGTGAGTACGTCCACGTCAGGTTCGACCCGGACATCGACGGGGTGCAGCACACCGGTGAGAAAGCCCTGCGTGCGAACCTGGTCGATCCCGAGAACTGGGAGCAAACTCTCGACACCGCGATCGAGTCGGTGGGTGGCGGGGGTCCCGGCATCCT
This region of Halodesulfurarchaeum sp. HSR-GB genomic DNA includes:
- a CDS encoding GIY-YIG nuclease family protein; protein product: MHYVYLLHCGDGSLYTGYTTDVRRRVAEHRAGEGAKYTRGRGPLTLRRVEAYRSRSAAQSREYEIKQLSRSAKTRLVPDQTDRIALGGLFVGDAVQ
- a CDS encoding metal-dependent hydrolase, with protein sequence MWPWGHLAFAYVTYRGWTRLRGRAAIAGGTLGILILGALAPDLVDKPLAWTLSILPSGRSLAHSLLTAGVLGAGSVLLIRNPGRRRQAGVFLFGYVGHILADAVPDLVAGDPEALFFWNWPFAPHPTLSNDYSFVGQLSELGGQLRLLVAGEFSALGWVGIELIFVLLVGLLWLVDGAPGCPCLELGRHRH
- a CDS encoding histidine kinase N-terminal 7TM domain-containing protein, producing MTTPLILLAALSLSIVLGSAAAILAWREGPEPGARPLAFLLVGQVWWSISSFFRLRAATVESKLFWLMVLWVGVVIIPLAWLLFALEYSGRDRFLKTKYLALITPIPLLTILLVATGSFHDLLNVVHVGYTPNGVLRAEYTGNWYWVVAAYTYALGAIGIALLLELIVSQAFTFRKQGLALFVGLVVPWATNLSHITGVVDIGIDPTPIAFSFSGVAYLFAIRRYELLSANPAPNKRGKRLVFEGMEEMAIVVDNDDHIVDLNRSAESLFEQQRGELLGTPVPDVLSDYSNLLEMQGESMEMKKCLDGSERTYQVGVTSITNLHDRKIGHVLTFHDVTDYVRREQRYQVLNRVFRHNLRTESQLILGQAERLPKESDPVESIKARARAIEKIGDKARDLTAMFERDANTDRQVDLQGAIERSVGTLASQYPNATIHDRPPEEQIEVSSLIETVLTNVIENAVEHNPAPDPQVWVTVERANGRVKISVADDGPGLGEYEIETLEEGSESQLKHTSGLGLWLIKWGTEIAGGTVSFSERDPRGSVVTLDVPATTRSNGMD
- a CDS encoding UbiA family prenyltransferase, with amino-acid sequence MKDLFVYTQLDIVGMGVAGVLTVMFVMSLPLSPAPLVIGLVTFGVYVGDRISDIKREPNATSDRSAFMRRHKSVLSVSSALAYGLAIAISVFGGPLALAITLVPGIFWILYASDWLDSVGTSVKRLKNILFVNSSVVAFAWATAVVFLPVSFANASITPTVIVLFAYFFFDIYINAEVPNFRDIEDDAANGVSTLPIVFGTRRTRHILYSINIFLVAIISIAYVHEWLPLVVVGAIIVGRLYGIILNGFLGRVENYRQLELLGEMKHVIVGLLLLVVVLS
- a CDS encoding SDR family oxidoreductase, with the protein product MVELSNGVAVVTGAGSGIGRQTAEEFGERGAAVVVADVDVEGGEETVSRIESAGGEARFVEADVTDPEQTEAMVAVALEEFGRLDFAFNNAGIGGPQTPIQETDPEDWQTVVDINLVGVFNSMHAELDAMQDQEEGGVIVNNSSVLGQVGFEGASGYVAAKHGVLGLTKTAALENGETGVRINAISPGFIDTPLLEEGGITSDPAVRDAIEGRHAMNRLGDPAEISSAVVWLCSDEASFVTGETLAVDGGYLSQ